From the Maioricimonas rarisocia genome, one window contains:
- a CDS encoding PQQ-like beta-propeller repeat protein gives MSRNLLVAACLWAVAIACLDSPAALAAGTDWPYWRGPQMNGVSTEKNLPAEWDPDGGDGSNLLWKREDLGTRSTPIVMNGKLYVLCRDLPESNKEGEKVVCVDAATGETIWENRWNVFLSDVPDTRVAWSAVVGDPETGNVFALGVCGQFQCMDGETGETIWSHSMSEEYGLLTTYGGRTNFPIIHETNVIISGVIIGWGEYAKPQHRFIAFDKRNGQPTWFEGTRPLPHDTTYSAPVLTVFDGEAALVFGSGDGGVHAFQPRTGKSIWTYNVSKRGINTTPLIVGDRVYCGHSEENLDDTKMGALFCLDGTKEGDITESGEVWRIKEVFAGKSSPLHIDGRIYAFDDRAKLWIVDAETGEKIYSKSLGTMMRASPLYADGKIYAAEANGRWYTMTPTEDGVEFVHRMRLNGEEINGSPIASHGRIYLPTSAALYCIGKDGIEPEADPLPEPEAETARSEDMTPALVQVVPAESLIAPGTRQRFNVRLYNAKGQWLKNVDAAEVEFAIDGPGEIEDSGAYVIQRDHSEQAAVTVTAKVGDLSGTARMRVVPSLPWEYDFDNGRVPVTWVGARYRHVVIDFDLFNELNAEDPQAAQLYLYLRSSFVNSGAPALTYDDSTPALKWTDLLRFLDLDGGEVKPKTVDEAKEKLGGSLQKLQDAGVLSNVEWLTWERETPEGEKVNEPQLKLTSGNRGVTGNGVMVKITTIPKGTRSQGWMGRPEFHDYTIQADVMGASKDGKLPDIGLIAQRYTIDLMGASQQVQIRTWPPQLRMAQSTPFEWQADTWYTLKLQAAMGDGKAVLRGKVWKKGDPEPEEWLVTAEDPSPNEIGSPGLFGNAKDAEIFYDNLSVTTN, from the coding sequence ATGTCACGGAACCTTCTCGTTGCGGCATGCCTGTGGGCTGTTGCAATTGCGTGTCTGGATTCTCCTGCCGCGCTGGCTGCCGGCACCGACTGGCCGTACTGGCGCGGTCCGCAGATGAACGGCGTCTCGACGGAAAAGAACCTTCCCGCCGAGTGGGACCCCGACGGCGGGGATGGCAGCAACCTGCTGTGGAAGCGCGAGGATCTCGGGACCCGCTCCACGCCGATCGTCATGAACGGCAAACTGTACGTCCTCTGCCGAGACCTTCCGGAATCGAACAAGGAAGGGGAGAAGGTCGTCTGTGTCGATGCGGCGACCGGCGAGACCATCTGGGAGAACCGCTGGAACGTCTTCCTCTCGGACGTCCCCGACACGCGTGTCGCCTGGTCGGCCGTGGTCGGCGATCCGGAGACCGGCAACGTGTTTGCCCTGGGGGTGTGCGGACAGTTCCAGTGCATGGACGGTGAGACCGGCGAAACGATCTGGTCGCACTCGATGAGTGAAGAGTACGGTCTGCTGACCACGTACGGCGGGCGGACCAACTTCCCGATCATTCACGAAACGAATGTGATCATCAGTGGTGTAATCATCGGCTGGGGCGAGTACGCCAAGCCGCAGCATCGCTTCATCGCGTTCGACAAGCGGAACGGGCAGCCGACCTGGTTTGAAGGAACCCGTCCGCTGCCGCACGATACGACCTACAGCGCCCCGGTGCTGACGGTCTTCGACGGTGAGGCGGCGCTGGTGTTCGGTTCGGGGGACGGCGGCGTGCACGCCTTCCAGCCGCGGACCGGCAAGAGCATCTGGACGTACAACGTGTCGAAGCGCGGCATCAACACGACGCCGCTGATCGTTGGCGACCGCGTCTATTGTGGTCACAGCGAAGAGAACCTCGACGACACGAAGATGGGAGCCCTGTTCTGTCTGGACGGAACCAAAGAGGGCGACATCACTGAAAGCGGTGAGGTCTGGCGAATCAAGGAAGTGTTTGCCGGCAAGAGCTCGCCGCTGCATATCGACGGACGCATTTACGCATTCGACGACCGGGCGAAGCTGTGGATCGTCGACGCCGAGACCGGCGAAAAGATCTACTCGAAGTCGCTGGGCACGATGATGCGTGCTTCGCCGCTGTACGCGGACGGCAAGATCTACGCGGCCGAAGCGAACGGTCGCTGGTACACGATGACGCCGACCGAGGACGGTGTGGAGTTCGTGCACCGGATGCGACTCAACGGCGAAGAGATCAACGGTTCTCCGATTGCCTCACACGGGCGGATCTACCTGCCGACCTCCGCGGCGCTGTACTGCATCGGCAAGGATGGCATCGAACCGGAAGCGGACCCGCTGCCGGAACCTGAGGCCGAAACGGCACGCTCCGAAGACATGACGCCGGCTCTGGTGCAGGTTGTCCCGGCCGAATCGCTGATCGCTCCGGGGACCCGGCAGCGGTTCAACGTCCGGCTGTATAACGCGAAGGGCCAGTGGCTGAAGAACGTGGACGCGGCGGAAGTCGAGTTCGCGATCGACGGGCCGGGCGAAATCGAAGACAGCGGGGCCTACGTGATCCAGCGGGATCATTCCGAACAGGCGGCTGTGACCGTCACCGCGAAGGTTGGCGATCTGTCCGGCACGGCCCGGATGCGTGTCGTCCCCTCCCTCCCCTGGGAGTACGACTTCGATAACGGCCGCGTCCCGGTGACCTGGGTGGGTGCCCGCTACCGGCACGTCGTGATCGATTTCGACCTGTTCAACGAACTCAATGCCGAAGATCCTCAGGCAGCCCAACTGTACCTGTACCTGCGGAGCTCGTTCGTCAACAGCGGAGCTCCGGCCCTGACGTACGACGACTCGACGCCGGCACTGAAGTGGACCGATCTGCTGCGTTTCCTCGATCTCGACGGCGGCGAAGTGAAGCCGAAGACGGTCGACGAAGCGAAGGAGAAGCTCGGGGGTTCGCTGCAGAAGCTGCAGGATGCCGGCGTGCTGAGCAACGTCGAATGGCTGACGTGGGAACGCGAAACGCCCGAGGGTGAGAAGGTCAACGAGCCACAGCTCAAACTGACCAGCGGCAACCGTGGCGTGACCGGCAATGGCGTGATGGTGAAGATCACCACGATTCCCAAGGGAACCCGCAGCCAGGGCTGGATGGGTCGCCCGGAATTCCACGACTACACGATCCAGGCCGACGTGATGGGAGCGTCGAAGGACGGCAAGCTGCCCGATATCGGCCTGATTGCCCAGCGCTATACGATCGACCTGATGGGGGCCAGCCAGCAGGTTCAGATTCGGACCTGGCCGCCGCAGCTGCGAATGGCACAGAGCACACCTTTCGAGTGGCAGGCGGACACGTGGTACACTCTCAAGTTGCAGGCCGCAATGGGGGACGGCAAGGCCGTGCTTCGTGGCAAGGTCTGGAAGAAGGGAGACCCCGAGCCGGAGGAATGGCTCGTCACGGCGGAAGATCCGTCGCCGAATGAAATCGGCAGCCCGGGTCTGTTCGGAAACGCGAAGGATGCCGAGATCTTCTACGACAACCTGAGCGTCACGACCAACTAG
- a CDS encoding helix-turn-helix domain-containing protein — MGRTTQAVVATVEAECRRRGWNIAELERKAGIVRGTFYRMRRGETENPRRKTLKKIADALEMEVDDLLRGEAADPERMSGRFGSVRSGEQRAFDRATNPVVEAVARDRPRLFADWSSDDWDELYSTFGTGGELNSQGVQVAAEAINRKRDTVHRLHVVMETHLRDVAIEMVDALFRMVEAKRDRMSADVLSGLKSPSDDSPGSR; from the coding sequence ATGGGGCGGACCACTCAGGCGGTTGTTGCGACGGTCGAGGCGGAGTGCCGGCGTCGTGGATGGAACATCGCGGAGTTGGAGCGGAAGGCGGGAATCGTCCGCGGCACGTTCTATCGCATGAGGCGGGGGGAGACGGAGAATCCGCGGCGAAAGACCCTCAAGAAGATCGCCGATGCCCTCGAGATGGAGGTTGACGATCTCCTGCGCGGCGAGGCGGCCGATCCAGAGAGGATGTCAGGCCGATTCGGATCCGTCCGCTCCGGGGAGCAACGGGCGTTCGATCGAGCAACCAATCCGGTCGTAGAGGCGGTTGCGCGGGATCGGCCGCGGCTGTTTGCAGACTGGTCGTCGGACGACTGGGACGAGCTGTACAGCACGTTCGGTACAGGTGGCGAACTGAATTCGCAGGGTGTGCAGGTCGCCGCTGAGGCGATTAACCGGAAACGGGACACCGTACACCGATTGCATGTGGTGATGGAAACGCACCTGCGCGACGTGGCGATCGAGATGGTCGATGCGCTGTTTCGGATGGTGGAGGCGAAGCGGGACAGGATGTCGGCAGATGTTCTCTCGGGACTGAAAAGTCCCTCGGACGACTCTCCGGGGAGCCGTTGA
- a CDS encoding transposase has product MNSPASRRAYPSDVSDRQWTEIAELLAPESPGGRHRTIDLREVVNALSYRWQTGCVWRMLPHDFPAWASVYWYVRRWRRDGTLRSIREILLRRQRLRKASRTTRDGMTVRECFRPALEDCRSPSRHPGASVAARNSEDDGRRQRPQLRTGRPAASRADSGSRCSG; this is encoded by the coding sequence ATGAACTCACCTGCTTCGCGTCGCGCGTACCCCAGCGACGTTTCTGACCGGCAATGGACGGAGATCGCCGAGTTGCTCGCGCCGGAATCTCCCGGCGGACGTCACCGCACGATCGACCTGCGTGAGGTTGTGAATGCGCTGAGCTATCGCTGGCAGACCGGTTGTGTCTGGAGAATGCTGCCGCACGACTTTCCCGCCTGGGCGAGCGTCTACTGGTACGTCCGCCGCTGGCGCAGAGACGGCACGCTACGCAGCATTCGGGAGATCCTGCTCCGCCGACAGCGGTTGCGGAAGGCATCCCGTACCACGCGTGACGGAATGACGGTACGCGAGTGCTTTCGCCCGGCCCTGGAGGATTGTCGGTCCCCGTCACGCCATCCTGGCGCAAGCGTCGCAGCACGCAACAGCGAAGACGATGGTCGCCGACAGAGGCCTCAACTCAGGACGGGGCGTCCGGCCGCTTCACGAGCAGACTCTGGAAGTCGGTGTTCTGGCTGA
- a CDS encoding sigma-70 family RNA polymerase sigma factor — MSSDDALIDRVRSGDREALATLIEQKTPQLLAFIEKRMSGGLRRKVEPDDILQELTVSALNGLEGVDFGAQRPFSWLCQQAERRIIDAHRRHFGAQKRAADREIGIDRPIGGEGGGIADLLVASMTSPSSAFSRKQKEYHMLEALASLPEDAREALRLRYLEGLPSKEIAERLGKTDGATRVLLSRSLSKLQDVLSQNTDFQSLLVKRPDAPS, encoded by the coding sequence ATGTCGAGCGACGACGCGTTGATTGATCGCGTGCGATCGGGTGACCGCGAGGCTCTGGCCACGCTGATCGAGCAGAAGACACCCCAGCTCCTGGCCTTCATCGAGAAGCGAATGAGCGGTGGGCTGCGGCGGAAAGTCGAGCCGGACGACATTCTGCAGGAGCTGACCGTCAGTGCTCTGAACGGTCTCGAAGGAGTGGACTTCGGTGCCCAGCGGCCGTTCAGCTGGCTCTGTCAGCAGGCCGAACGCCGCATCATCGATGCCCACCGCCGTCACTTCGGTGCCCAGAAACGGGCCGCCGACCGGGAGATCGGCATCGACCGTCCGATCGGTGGCGAAGGTGGCGGAATTGCCGATCTGCTCGTCGCCAGCATGACGTCTCCCAGCAGCGCCTTCTCGCGAAAGCAGAAGGAGTACCACATGCTCGAGGCGCTTGCCTCGTTGCCGGAAGATGCTCGCGAGGCGCTGCGGCTACGGTACCTCGAAGGTCTGCCCAGCAAGGAAATCGCCGAGCGCCTGGGCAAGACGGATGGTGCGACGCGCGTGCTGCTGAGCCGGTCCCTCTCGAAACTGCAGGACGTGCTCAGCCAGAACACCGACTTCCAGAGTCTGCTCGTGAAGCGGCCGGACGCCCCGTCCTGA
- the glgX gene encoding glycogen debranching protein GlgX, whose protein sequence is MRVWPGKPYPLGATWDGRGVNFAVFTENATRVELCLFDAPSATTESFCIPLRERTDFVWHCYLPDVKPGQLYGYRVDGPYEPHHGHRFNAHKVLMDPYARAVGRRLRWDDAMFGYRIGDPAEDLSFDTSDNAHCAPLAAVTDDRFRWRGDRPPRVPWHKTVIYELHARGFTMLHPDIPPEIRGTYAGLASRPAIEHLLKLGVTAVELLPVHHHVDDRHLVEGGLTNYWGYNTLSYFAPDTRYAADKSPNGSIAEFKRMVRTLHRHGLEVILDVVYNHTGEGNHHGPTLSLRGFDNKHYYRLVPGQPRYYMDYTGCGNTLNMLCPRVLQLIMDSLRYWVTEMHVDGFRFDLASALARELHEVDKLGAFFDIIHQDPVLSRTKLIAEPWDLGEGGYQVGNFPVGWTEWNGKYRDNVRRFWKGDGDAVSEFATRLCGSSDLYEHNGRRPYASINFVTAHDGFSLHDLVSYNDKHNEANGHGNEDGDNHNLSWNCGHEGPTDDPEVNSLRGRQMRNFMATLLLSQGVPMIRSGDEIAHSQGGNNNAYCQDNEINWLDWDLSHEQKDFFEFVSRILRIWRANPVFQRRQFFQGRAIRGKQQKDIHWLTPDGQEMSDSDWHSSHARCLGVILNGDMTDEIDEFGRQITGDTMLLLLNALPHEVPFILPGNPERVKWQLEVDTAFSMTAVRKYSASSTYLLKSRSMVVLRQVSRRWARLRQRLDWGKPRAVRPRVVAPRAEEVKPAEALEVEPENGEIQSTVGSNRAS, encoded by the coding sequence ATGAGGGTCTGGCCAGGGAAGCCTTATCCACTGGGAGCGACCTGGGACGGCCGGGGCGTCAACTTTGCAGTCTTCACCGAGAATGCGACGCGGGTCGAGCTGTGTCTGTTTGATGCTCCCTCGGCGACCACGGAGTCATTCTGCATTCCGCTCCGCGAGCGAACCGACTTCGTGTGGCACTGCTATCTGCCGGACGTGAAGCCGGGCCAGCTCTACGGCTACCGTGTCGACGGTCCCTACGAACCGCACCACGGCCACCGCTTCAATGCTCACAAAGTCCTGATGGATCCCTACGCGCGTGCCGTGGGGCGGCGACTGCGGTGGGATGATGCGATGTTCGGCTACCGCATCGGCGACCCGGCCGAAGACCTTTCCTTCGACACGAGCGACAACGCGCATTGCGCGCCGCTGGCGGCAGTGACCGATGACCGATTTCGCTGGCGGGGAGACCGTCCGCCGCGCGTGCCGTGGCACAAGACGGTCATTTACGAACTGCATGCCCGCGGCTTCACGATGCTCCATCCGGACATCCCGCCGGAAATCCGCGGCACCTATGCCGGACTGGCGAGCCGGCCGGCGATCGAGCATCTGCTCAAACTGGGTGTGACGGCCGTTGAACTGCTGCCCGTGCATCATCACGTCGACGACCGACATCTGGTCGAAGGTGGGCTGACCAACTACTGGGGGTACAACACCCTTTCGTACTTCGCCCCGGATACCCGGTACGCTGCCGACAAATCGCCAAACGGATCGATCGCCGAGTTCAAGCGAATGGTCCGCACGCTGCACCGGCACGGACTCGAGGTGATTCTCGACGTGGTCTACAACCACACCGGCGAGGGGAATCACCATGGTCCGACGCTGTCGTTGCGGGGCTTCGACAATAAGCACTATTACCGCCTGGTGCCCGGGCAGCCGCGGTACTACATGGACTACACCGGCTGCGGCAATACGCTCAACATGCTCTGCCCCCGAGTGCTGCAGCTGATTATGGACAGCCTGCGGTACTGGGTAACGGAGATGCATGTCGACGGCTTCCGGTTCGATCTGGCCAGTGCCCTGGCCCGCGAGCTGCACGAAGTCGACAAGCTCGGCGCATTCTTCGACATCATCCACCAGGATCCTGTCCTTTCGCGCACCAAGCTGATTGCCGAGCCCTGGGATCTGGGAGAAGGAGGCTACCAGGTCGGCAACTTCCCGGTCGGCTGGACGGAGTGGAACGGCAAGTACCGGGACAACGTGCGACGGTTCTGGAAAGGGGACGGCGATGCCGTCTCGGAGTTCGCCACGCGGCTGTGTGGTTCGAGCGATCTGTACGAACACAACGGTCGGCGGCCGTACGCGAGCATCAACTTCGTGACGGCCCATGACGGCTTCTCGCTGCACGATCTGGTCTCGTACAACGACAAGCACAACGAGGCGAACGGGCACGGCAACGAAGACGGGGACAATCACAACCTCAGCTGGAACTGCGGCCACGAGGGGCCGACCGATGATCCCGAGGTCAACAGCCTCCGCGGACGGCAGATGCGGAACTTCATGGCGACGCTCCTGCTTTCGCAGGGAGTCCCGATGATCCGCAGCGGCGACGAGATCGCCCATTCCCAGGGAGGCAACAATAACGCCTACTGCCAGGACAACGAGATCAACTGGCTGGACTGGGACCTCTCCCACGAGCAGAAGGACTTCTTCGAGTTCGTCAGTCGCATCCTGCGGATTTGGCGCGCGAATCCGGTCTTCCAGCGGCGGCAGTTCTTCCAGGGGCGTGCCATCCGGGGCAAGCAGCAGAAGGACATCCACTGGCTGACGCCCGACGGCCAGGAGATGAGCGATTCCGACTGGCATTCCAGTCATGCCCGCTGCCTGGGCGTGATTCTCAACGGTGACATGACCGACGAGATCGACGAGTTCGGTCGTCAGATCACCGGTGACACGATGCTGCTGCTGCTCAATGCCCTGCCCCATGAAGTCCCCTTCATCCTGCCGGGCAATCCGGAACGGGTGAAATGGCAGCTCGAAGTCGACACGGCGTTCTCGATGACGGCGGTCCGCAAGTACTCGGCCTCATCGACGTACCTGCTCAAATCGCGGTCGATGGTGGTGCTGCGGCAGGTGTCGCGGCGGTGGGCCCGATTGCGTCAGCGGTTGGACTGGGGCAAGCCGCGAGCGGTCCGTCCCAGGGTGGTGGCTCCCCGGGCCGAGGAGGTGAAACCGGCGGAAGCGCTTGAAGTCGAGCCCGAAAACGGGGAGATTCAATCCACAGTGGGCAGCAACCGGGCCTCCTGA
- a CDS encoding DUF1501 domain-containing protein: protein MLRFFDAHTSRREWLRLGGLAGLGWGLPGLMPSPAAATGPDERPPGFGRAKSVIVLFASGGQSQIDTWDPKPHAPAEIRGSFTSIPTAVPGVRFCEHMPHLAKLADRFSLVRSMSHEDVDHGSAFYLSMTGRYHRRRSANPPAGPDDSPGYSSILQRVRPSRSFSRTSVHLNGPAYVPKIVAPGQFGGFLGKRYDPFTLGDVSSGEIVVPGLEPHHDLPPVRVQARRNLLSSIESYTQALAADRSAVDMNTLYEQAFTMLDRPQTRDAFRLDAEPDELRDRYGRYRSGQACLLARRLVEAGCPMITVILNHNNRGQDDSPEDRDAWGWDTHNDIFVGLRDYLLPRFDRTLSTLLEDLEDRGLLDDTLVVCMGEFGRAPLVALEKRFAGASPGRKHWSRVYSIMLAGAGIRRGGVVGASDAQGAYPADDSYGPWDVTATIFSALGIDPAGHYTNLVGQPFRISEGRVITGLYSG, encoded by the coding sequence ATGCTCCGATTCTTTGACGCACATACTTCCCGCCGCGAGTGGCTCCGCCTGGGAGGGCTGGCTGGACTTGGTTGGGGACTTCCCGGCCTGATGCCTTCACCGGCGGCAGCCACCGGCCCCGACGAACGGCCACCCGGCTTCGGGCGGGCGAAGTCGGTCATCGTCCTGTTTGCCAGCGGCGGGCAAAGTCAGATCGATACGTGGGATCCCAAGCCGCACGCTCCGGCAGAGATCCGCGGCAGCTTCACCTCGATTCCCACGGCCGTCCCCGGCGTTCGCTTCTGCGAACACATGCCGCATCTGGCGAAGCTGGCCGACCGGTTCTCCCTCGTCCGATCGATGTCGCACGAAGATGTCGATCACGGCTCGGCGTTCTATCTGTCAATGACAGGCCGCTATCACCGCCGCCGCTCGGCGAACCCGCCTGCCGGTCCCGACGACTCACCAGGCTACAGCTCGATTCTGCAGCGCGTGCGACCGAGCCGGTCTTTCTCCCGCACGTCGGTCCACCTCAACGGTCCTGCGTACGTGCCGAAGATCGTCGCACCCGGTCAGTTCGGCGGCTTCCTCGGCAAGCGATACGATCCCTTCACGCTCGGGGATGTCTCGTCGGGGGAGATCGTCGTTCCAGGACTCGAGCCGCATCACGACCTGCCCCCCGTCCGCGTGCAGGCTCGCCGGAATCTGCTCTCCAGTATCGAATCTTACACGCAGGCTCTCGCTGCCGACCGTTCGGCAGTGGACATGAACACACTGTACGAGCAGGCATTCACCATGCTCGACCGCCCGCAGACGCGAGACGCCTTTCGCCTCGATGCCGAACCGGACGAACTGAGGGATCGCTACGGCCGCTATCGCTCCGGCCAGGCCTGCCTGCTGGCGCGGCGGCTTGTGGAAGCGGGCTGTCCGATGATCACGGTGATCCTCAACCACAACAACCGCGGCCAGGACGACTCCCCGGAAGACCGTGACGCGTGGGGGTGGGACACCCACAACGACATCTTCGTCGGCCTGCGGGACTATCTGCTTCCCCGCTTCGATCGGACGCTTTCGACGCTGCTGGAGGACCTCGAAGACAGGGGGCTGCTCGACGACACGCTCGTCGTCTGCATGGGCGAATTCGGTCGGGCCCCGCTCGTCGCACTCGAGAAGCGCTTCGCCGGCGCGTCGCCAGGACGCAAACACTGGAGCCGTGTCTATTCGATCATGCTCGCCGGCGCAGGGATCCGCCGCGGCGGCGTGGTCGGCGCTTCCGACGCACAGGGAGCGTACCCGGCGGACGATTCGTACGGCCCCTGGGATGTGACGGCGACGATCTTCTCGGCTCTGGGAATCGATCCGGCCGGCCACTACACCAATCTGGTCGGACAGCCGTTCCGCATCAGTGAAGGCCGCGTGATCACCGGCCTGTATTCCGGCTGA
- a CDS encoding sialidase family protein has protein sequence MTEPALSRRDVLRAGALAVGASLAGTTLAASGNTSNVLETRVITHQPHLYHGWPTLTRQKSGRLLLVWSGRREAHVCPFGTVEMMTSDDEGATWTWPRTLLDSALDDRDAGILETQSGTLLVTTFTSLAYEPILERAEREQSWDEDRLARWQAARDRLSAKQRKQELGTWMLRSTDNGLTWSARYDSLVNSPHGPTQLADGRILYAGKQLWRDTPRIGVSVSDDDGQSWNWLAEIPTRPGDDPNQYHELHAVETAGGRIIAQIRNHNKQTHYETLQTHSDDGGTTWSVPETTGVWGYPTHLLRLRDDRIVMSYGHRRAPIGNQARVSSDEGRTWSEPILISADAASGDLGYPSTVELTDGTLLTVWYEKMADAPLAVLRQARWQLNV, from the coding sequence ATGACTGAGCCCGCCCTGTCCCGCCGTGACGTCCTTCGTGCCGGCGCCCTCGCCGTGGGTGCATCGCTCGCCGGCACAACGCTGGCTGCGTCCGGCAACACATCGAACGTTCTCGAGACACGGGTCATTACGCACCAGCCGCACCTCTACCACGGCTGGCCCACCCTGACCCGCCAGAAGAGCGGCCGCCTGCTGCTGGTCTGGTCAGGCCGCCGCGAGGCCCATGTCTGCCCCTTCGGCACCGTCGAGATGATGACCTCTGACGACGAAGGAGCCACCTGGACCTGGCCGAGAACACTGCTGGACAGCGCCCTCGACGATCGGGACGCAGGAATTCTCGAGACGCAGTCCGGCACTCTGCTCGTGACCACCTTCACCTCACTGGCCTACGAGCCGATCCTCGAACGGGCCGAGCGCGAACAGTCCTGGGACGAAGACCGGCTCGCCCGCTGGCAGGCCGCCCGAGATCGCCTCTCCGCCAAGCAACGGAAGCAGGAACTCGGCACCTGGATGCTGCGTTCGACCGACAACGGCCTGACCTGGTCGGCCCGATACGACAGCCTGGTCAACAGCCCTCACGGTCCGACTCAGCTGGCGGACGGCCGGATTCTCTACGCCGGCAAGCAGCTCTGGCGGGATACACCCCGCATCGGCGTCTCGGTCTCCGACGACGACGGGCAGAGCTGGAACTGGCTCGCCGAGATCCCGACGCGGCCGGGCGATGATCCCAACCAGTATCACGAGCTGCATGCCGTGGAAACGGCCGGCGGGCGAATCATCGCCCAGATCCGCAACCACAACAAACAGACACACTACGAAACGCTGCAGACCCATTCGGACGATGGCGGCACTACGTGGAGTGTCCCGGAGACGACCGGCGTCTGGGGGTACCCCACGCACCTGCTGCGTCTGCGGGACGACCGCATCGTCATGAGCTATGGCCATCGCCGGGCTCCGATCGGCAATCAGGCACGGGTCAGCTCCGACGAGGGGCGGACCTGGTCCGAACCAATCCTGATCTCCGCCGATGCCGCATCGGGCGATCTGGGTTATCCGTCCACCGTTGAATTGACGGATGGGACATTGTTGACCGTCTGGTACGAGAAAATGGCCGACGCGCCGCTGGCCGTTCTGCGGCAGGCGCGGTGGCAACTCAATGTCTGA
- a CDS encoding ribonuclease D, protein MPGRLVTSQSEFDSLCERARGAGLVAFDTEFVSESYFRPRLCLIQMATADLEAVIDPFEIEDLSKWWDVMRDPDVTVIVHGGREEIRFCKHLGGGRPQKLVDVQIAEGLLSRGFPLGFQMLVPRVTGKRIQGSETRTDWQRRPLTSRQIDYALEDVRYLIEIWDKQQQALTEKDRLDWAWAEFERLIDDVEGEAARNTWRRLAGIHRLSRRQMAVARELYQWRSETAESLNRPVRSMLRDDLLVEIATRRPRSLNDLNRTRGMHRREYQRMAGDILAAVERAMALPDDELPEKPRPPQNPPQEDVLSKVLGLALANRCNELGLSTNIVGTMNDLQELVRWHMVNGDPDREPLPRLMLGWRGRVCGDLLTDLLKGRYSIRIADVTSETPLAFEAVDGHSVND, encoded by the coding sequence ATGCCGGGCCGACTTGTCACCAGCCAGTCCGAATTTGATTCTCTCTGTGAACGTGCGCGCGGGGCCGGTCTCGTCGCGTTCGACACCGAGTTTGTCTCCGAATCGTACTTCAGGCCCCGACTCTGTCTGATCCAGATGGCAACCGCCGATCTGGAAGCAGTCATCGACCCCTTCGAGATCGAAGATCTTTCGAAGTGGTGGGACGTCATGCGCGATCCCGACGTGACCGTCATCGTCCATGGCGGCCGCGAAGAGATCCGGTTCTGCAAGCACCTGGGAGGCGGACGTCCGCAGAAACTGGTCGACGTCCAGATCGCCGAAGGCCTGCTCAGCCGCGGCTTCCCCCTCGGCTTTCAGATGCTCGTCCCCCGGGTCACCGGCAAGCGGATCCAGGGTTCCGAAACCCGCACCGACTGGCAACGCCGCCCGCTCACATCGCGGCAGATCGACTACGCCCTCGAAGACGTACGTTACCTGATCGAGATCTGGGACAAACAGCAGCAGGCGCTCACCGAGAAAGATCGCCTCGACTGGGCCTGGGCCGAGTTCGAACGCCTGATCGACGACGTTGAGGGAGAAGCAGCCCGCAATACCTGGCGTCGCCTCGCCGGGATCCATCGTCTTTCGCGACGACAGATGGCGGTCGCCCGAGAGCTGTATCAGTGGCGCAGCGAGACCGCCGAGTCACTCAACCGCCCCGTCCGCAGCATGCTCCGCGACGACCTGCTCGTCGAAATCGCCACCCGCCGCCCCCGGTCGTTGAATGACCTGAACCGGACACGCGGCATGCATCGCCGCGAGTACCAGCGGATGGCCGGCGACATCCTCGCCGCCGTCGAACGGGCCATGGCCCTTCCGGACGATGAACTGCCGGAAAAGCCCCGCCCACCCCAGAACCCACCGCAGGAAGATGTCCTCAGCAAAGTGCTCGGCCTGGCCCTGGCCAACCGCTGTAACGAGCTGGGCCTGTCGACGAATATCGTCGGCACCATGAACGATCTGCAGGAACTGGTGCGCTGGCACATGGTCAACGGCGACCCGGACCGCGAACCGCTCCCCCGTCTGATGCTCGGATGGCGTGGACGCGTGTGCGGCGACCTGCTGACCGACCTGCTCAAGGGGCGGTACTCGATTCGCATTGCCGACGTCACGTCCGAGACCCCGCTCGCCTTCGAAGCCGTCGACGGTCACTCCGTGAACGATTGA